In Trichocoleus desertorum NBK24, the following are encoded in one genomic region:
- the rppA gene encoding two-component system response regulator RppA, with protein MRILLVDDEVELTDPLSHVLRREGYGVDVAYDGAAGGNLATQGHYDLLILDWMLPQQTGLEICQKLRSQGDTTPVLFLTAKDTLDDRVQGLDAGADDYLIKPFELRELLARVRALLRRPVTSEPATTPSRLRVEDLELDRENQLAYRQSRAIDLSEKESQLLEYLMRHPGQLLTHQQIHEYLWGNTEQKPGSNVLAAQIRLLRRKIEAENEIPLIHTVYGRGYRFGSTPENQI; from the coding sequence ATGCGAATTCTATTAGTAGATGATGAAGTAGAACTCACCGACCCGCTGAGCCATGTTTTGCGGCGCGAAGGATACGGTGTTGATGTAGCCTATGACGGAGCCGCAGGAGGAAATTTGGCGACGCAAGGGCACTACGATTTGCTAATTCTGGACTGGATGTTGCCGCAGCAAACGGGTCTGGAAATTTGTCAAAAGCTGCGATCGCAAGGCGACACCACCCCAGTTTTATTCCTTACTGCCAAAGACACTTTAGACGATCGCGTTCAAGGTTTAGATGCAGGAGCCGATGACTACCTCATCAAACCCTTTGAACTCCGAGAACTCCTAGCTCGCGTCCGCGCTTTACTCCGTCGCCCTGTCACCTCAGAACCCGCCACCACCCCATCCCGTCTGCGAGTCGAAGACCTAGAACTCGATCGCGAAAACCAGCTAGCTTACCGTCAAAGCCGCGCGATCGACCTCTCCGAGAAAGAAAGCCAATTGCTGGAATACCTAATGCGGCATCCAGGCCAACTCCTCACCCACCAACAAATTCACGAATATCTCTGGGGTAATACCGAGCAAAAACCAGGCAGTAACGTCCTAGCCGCCCAAATCCGTCTCCTCCGCCGCAAAATCGAAGCCGAAAACGAAATCCCCTTGATCCACACTGTCTATGGTAGAGGCTACCGCTTCGGCTCAACCCCAGAAAACCAAATCTAG
- the hisG gene encoding ATP phosphoribosyltransferase: protein MITVALPKGALLKDAIRLLQSVGLDFSAFLDSANRQLQISDPTNTAKALLVRAQDVPVYVEYGQAHLGIVGYDVLREKKPQVAQLIDLKFGYCRLSVAMKASSPYRSALELPPNSRVASKFVHCAHEYFQSLDLPVEIIPLYGSVELGPITGMSEAIVDLVSSGKTLRENGLVETDILFESTSRLIAHPLSYRTNTGNLHDWIEKLRTASLVSA, encoded by the coding sequence ATGATTACTGTCGCATTACCGAAAGGTGCCCTGCTCAAGGATGCTATCCGTCTGCTGCAATCGGTTGGACTCGACTTTAGTGCCTTTCTTGACTCGGCCAATCGCCAATTGCAAATTTCAGACCCAACAAACACAGCCAAAGCGTTACTGGTGCGGGCGCAGGATGTTCCAGTGTACGTTGAGTACGGGCAGGCTCATTTAGGCATTGTGGGCTATGACGTGCTGCGAGAGAAAAAGCCTCAGGTGGCGCAGCTAATTGACTTAAAGTTTGGTTATTGTCGCTTATCGGTGGCGATGAAAGCATCTAGCCCTTATCGATCAGCTTTGGAACTGCCACCCAACAGCCGAGTTGCTTCTAAGTTTGTCCACTGTGCTCACGAGTATTTCCAAAGTTTAGATTTGCCTGTAGAAATTATTCCGCTGTACGGTTCGGTAGAGCTAGGCCCGATTACAGGCATGTCCGAGGCGATCGTAGATTTGGTTTCGAGTGGCAAAACCCTACGGGAAAACGGCTTAGTCGAAACCGATATTTTGTTTGAAAGCACATCCCGACTGATCGCCCATCCCCTCAGTTACCGTACCAATACAGGCAATCTGCATGATTGGATTGAGAAGTTACGGACTGCAAGCTTGGTTAGCGCCTAA
- a CDS encoding ABC transporter ATP-binding protein yields MAGSLPQTEQRRSRENDWRLFLRLVPYARRSGRLLATSMVLLVPLAIAGAIQPIIIGQAISFIKQEPATFDFLQGKPLLDGINILAGLLLLTIVVRLVLDSIQGYLVQNLGQQITADIRNDLFDHVTSLAVRFFDRTPVGRLITRLTSDVEALGDVFATGAVGIVSDLFNMVAIAIAMFSLQWQLASILVVMLLPVTGLIIYFQKEYRQANYKAREELSALNSTLQENIVGIGVVQLFRREKFNSELFRTTNQRYVKEVDRTIFYDSAVSATLEWISLVAIAAVLWLGGTLILQGNLALGTLSAFVIFGQRLFDPLRQFAEKFTAIQAGFTAVERISDILNEPIEIRDPVGVTPKLPDAATKGEIRFEHVWFAYKNDEYVLKDLDFTIRPGEKIALVGPTGAGKSSIIRLLCRLYEPTQGRILVDGIDVRNLPQHELRQHIGVILQDGFLFAGDVKGNISLGEDYPFAKIQDAAERTNVAKLIEQLPQGYDTILRERGTNLSGGQKQLLAFARVAIRSPQILVLDEATASLDVNTEALIQEALDRLLVGRTAIIIAHRLSTIRNVDRIFVLKRGQLVESGSHDELLELGGLYASLYRLQMLES; encoded by the coding sequence ATGGCTGGTTCATTGCCTCAGACGGAACAGCGGCGATCGCGCGAGAATGACTGGCGGCTGTTTCTCAGATTAGTGCCCTATGCCCGACGCAGTGGTCGGTTGCTCGCTACTTCTATGGTGCTTTTGGTGCCGCTAGCGATCGCAGGAGCCATTCAACCGATCATTATTGGACAGGCCATTTCTTTCATTAAGCAAGAGCCAGCTACTTTTGATTTCCTCCAAGGCAAGCCGCTACTAGATGGCATCAATATCCTGGCGGGTCTGCTGCTACTAACCATTGTGGTGCGGCTGGTTTTGGACTCGATCCAAGGCTATCTAGTGCAAAACTTGGGCCAGCAGATTACGGCTGATATCCGCAACGATTTGTTCGATCATGTCACCTCCTTGGCAGTGCGCTTTTTTGACCGGACTCCCGTAGGCCGCTTGATCACTCGCCTAACCAGCGATGTGGAAGCGTTGGGTGATGTGTTTGCCACTGGAGCGGTCGGAATTGTTAGCGATCTGTTCAATATGGTAGCGATCGCGATCGCTATGTTCAGCTTGCAATGGCAACTGGCCTCAATTCTAGTGGTGATGCTGTTGCCCGTGACGGGACTGATTATTTATTTCCAGAAAGAATATCGCCAAGCCAACTACAAAGCCCGGGAAGAACTTTCGGCCCTCAACTCAACCCTACAAGAAAATATTGTTGGGATTGGCGTGGTGCAACTGTTTCGGCGGGAAAAATTCAACTCAGAACTATTTCGTACCACCAATCAGCGCTACGTCAAAGAAGTCGATCGCACCATTTTTTACGACTCAGCGGTTTCGGCCACTTTGGAGTGGATTTCACTAGTCGCGATCGCGGCAGTCCTTTGGTTAGGCGGCACCTTGATCTTGCAGGGCAACCTAGCCCTAGGAACGCTTTCGGCTTTCGTGATCTTTGGCCAGCGCCTCTTTGACCCCCTACGGCAGTTTGCCGAAAAGTTCACCGCGATTCAAGCAGGCTTTACGGCGGTAGAACGAATCAGCGACATCTTGAATGAACCGATCGAGATTCGTGATCCGGTTGGAGTTACGCCTAAGCTACCGGATGCAGCTACCAAGGGAGAAATTCGCTTCGAGCATGTCTGGTTCGCTTACAAAAACGATGAGTACGTGCTCAAAGACCTCGACTTCACCATTCGCCCTGGAGAAAAAATTGCGCTGGTTGGCCCCACAGGAGCAGGGAAAAGCTCAATTATCCGGTTGCTGTGCCGCTTATATGAACCTACGCAAGGCCGTATTTTAGTCGATGGTATTGACGTTCGGAATTTGCCCCAACATGAACTGCGTCAGCACATTGGCGTGATTCTACAAGACGGCTTTCTCTTCGCCGGAGATGTCAAAGGCAATATTTCCCTAGGCGAAGATTATCCTTTTGCAAAGATCCAAGATGCTGCCGAGCGCACCAATGTTGCCAAGCTAATTGAGCAATTGCCCCAAGGTTATGACACCATTTTGCGGGAGCGGGGTACCAACTTATCAGGGGGACAGAAACAGCTTTTAGCCTTTGCCCGTGTTGCCATTCGGAGTCCTCAAATCTTAGTGCTAGATGAAGCGACAGCTAGCTTAGATGTCAATACTGAAGCTTTGATTCAAGAAGCGTTAGACCGCCTACTAGTAGGGCGTACAGCGATCATCATTGCTCACCGCTTGTCCACCATTCGCAACGTCGATCGCATCTTTGTGCTCAAACGGGGTCAATTGGTGGAATCAGGCAGTCATGACGAGTTGCTAGAGCTAGGTGGTTTGTATGCTAGCTTGTACCGACTGCAAATGCTGGAGTCGTAA
- a CDS encoding rhomboid family intramembrane serine protease, with product MSNLSPWTQEIYNLLQKVASKRVPGLEQNFQTQASILGGLLLLIWALEIIDFLLFQGALNRYGIRPRSLRGLVGIFLAPFLHGSFKHLAANTLPLVTLGWLVMLQDIHYFFVVTAVTVIVSGFGVWLFGASRSVHLGASGLIFGYLGFLLLYGYFERSLWTGMISLFVGLFYGGMIWGILPSRRGVSWQGHLFGFVGGILAARLLSQ from the coding sequence ATGAGTAACCTCTCACCCTGGACGCAGGAGATCTACAACCTCCTACAAAAAGTTGCATCTAAGAGGGTACCTGGCTTAGAACAGAACTTCCAAACCCAGGCCAGCATTTTAGGTGGGCTACTGTTGCTAATTTGGGCTTTGGAGATCATTGATTTTCTGCTTTTCCAAGGAGCCTTAAATCGCTATGGCATTCGACCCCGCAGTCTTCGAGGTTTAGTTGGCATTTTTCTTGCTCCGTTCTTGCACGGCAGCTTCAAGCACTTAGCAGCTAATACCTTGCCACTGGTGACTCTAGGGTGGCTGGTCATGCTACAAGACATTCATTACTTCTTTGTCGTGACCGCAGTAACTGTAATAGTCAGTGGCTTTGGTGTTTGGTTATTTGGCGCGAGTCGCTCAGTGCATTTGGGAGCAAGTGGCTTAATTTTTGGTTACTTGGGGTTTCTGCTCCTGTACGGCTACTTTGAGCGGAGCCTCTGGACAGGCATGATTTCGCTCTTTGTCGGTTTGTTTTATGGCGGCATGATTTGGGGAATTTTGCCATCGCGTCGGGGCGTTTCTTGGCAAGGACATTTGTTTGGGTTTGTAGGCGGAATTCTTGCGGCCCGCTTGTTATCTCAATAA
- a CDS encoding glycosyltransferase family 2 protein, with protein sequence MSVSEPQVTIIVVQRERFSLTQRSLESIYANTTIPFKLIYVDGKSPRPIKHYLEEQAKQKKFCLIREEKLLAPNQARNLGLAKVDTKYVVIMDNDVLVTSGWLENLVKCADETGAWVVGPTYLQGEIEDQVIHMAGGLAHYKQAGERRIFFEQHSLAGKKLPDVCSLLKRSPTELVEFHCLLVRVEAFEQLGLFDEKLLSSPEHVDLCLSVRELGQSVYFEPKAVVSYVLPISFKWYDLPLYFLRWNDVWNRTSLEHFRQKRNLLKNDPFIAGHYRWLTRHRLIFFRPIRKFTQRLFPNRSGLKVVQILDTIASYLFVDEVRNQTKFFTKNRVSTSKTSARSPITLS encoded by the coding sequence ATGTCTGTATCGGAACCACAGGTTACTATCATCGTGGTACAGCGTGAGCGTTTCAGCTTAACTCAGCGCTCTTTAGAGAGCATTTATGCAAACACAACCATCCCCTTCAAATTAATTTATGTAGATGGAAAGTCTCCTCGTCCTATTAAGCATTACCTGGAAGAACAAGCTAAGCAGAAAAAATTCTGTCTAATCCGCGAGGAAAAACTGCTTGCTCCTAATCAAGCCCGAAACCTGGGCTTAGCCAAGGTAGACACTAAGTATGTTGTCATCATGGACAATGACGTTTTAGTGACATCAGGCTGGCTAGAAAATTTGGTAAAGTGTGCAGATGAAACAGGGGCTTGGGTTGTAGGGCCAACATATCTTCAGGGAGAAATAGAAGATCAAGTCATTCACATGGCAGGTGGTTTAGCCCACTACAAGCAAGCAGGTGAGCGACGCATTTTCTTTGAGCAACATAGTCTCGCGGGCAAAAAGTTACCAGATGTTTGTTCTCTGCTAAAGCGTTCACCAACCGAGCTTGTAGAATTTCATTGCCTTTTAGTTCGGGTTGAAGCTTTTGAGCAGCTTGGCCTATTTGATGAGAAACTATTAAGCTCGCCAGAGCATGTGGACCTCTGTCTTTCAGTGCGTGAGCTAGGACAAAGCGTGTACTTCGAGCCAAAGGCGGTTGTGAGCTACGTCCTGCCAATTTCATTTAAGTGGTATGACCTGCCCCTGTACTTCTTGCGCTGGAATGATGTATGGAATAGAACCAGCCTTGAGCATTTTCGGCAAAAGAGAAATCTGTTGAAAAATGATCCCTTTATTGCTGGACATTATCGATGGTTGACTCGCCATCGTCTTATATTTTTTAGACCCATTCGTAAATTTACCCAGCGCTTGTTTCCTAATAGAAGCGGTCTCAAGGTTGTTCAAATATTAGATACAATCGCCAGCTATCTTTTCGTAGATGAGGTTAGAAATCAAACTAAATTCTTTACCAAGAATAGGGTATCAACCAGTAAGACAAGTGCTCGTTCTCCCATCACGCTCAGCTAA
- a CDS encoding ISL3 family transposase, which translates to MEFLQALLPSTSLLRLESYAIESGNCLLLNLSSKQTIVPCPLCGGLTHRIHSHYERTLADLPCAHFRLRLILQVCKFFCPNSECRRRIFTERLPEVAAPWGRRTVRLIQRLQSIGLALGGAAGARLGNCLGYAVCGSTVLNQLQRLPLPGFTSPKVLGVDDFAFRKGHNYGTILVNLETHQPIALLADRKAETLVEWLQAHPGIEVLSRDRSKTYKSAMSEGAPGAIQVADRFHLVKNLSETLEQAFGSYRSELKAAEQSQHQATIAEVLEETVLAVPQPTATEKSQRQIRQNQQRKIEDQRTIKSLRAQGWPRTTIAQTLGVSLKTIERYSRLPDFPEIPARRPTFGRSLLDPYKPQLLNWWNSGIREPSILMKLLKPCGFEGSLRTLQRYISGLCKAQGLLPVRIKVAQALPKVVDPQSPPFTPRQAAYLVVLSPENRQAEETALLERVRQEHPDLTLLIELADEFLQLLRQRRADAFDDWLLKAASCTLKPLQTFAKGLFDDYAAVKASLMTEFSNGPVEGLNNKLKMLKRQM; encoded by the coding sequence ATGGAATTCCTTCAAGCTCTGTTGCCCAGTACCAGTCTGCTACGTTTGGAAAGCTACGCCATTGAGTCAGGCAATTGTCTCTTGCTGAATCTTTCCTCTAAGCAAACGATAGTCCCCTGTCCGCTCTGCGGTGGTCTGACTCACCGTATCCATAGCCACTATGAGCGGACGCTAGCTGACCTACCCTGCGCCCATTTCAGGCTGAGACTGATTCTTCAAGTATGTAAGTTTTTCTGCCCAAACTCTGAGTGTCGCCGTCGCATCTTTACAGAGCGATTGCCTGAAGTTGCCGCCCCTTGGGGGAGAAGGACCGTGCGATTGATACAGCGCTTACAGTCCATCGGCTTAGCGCTGGGGGGTGCCGCAGGGGCTCGATTAGGCAATTGTCTGGGTTATGCTGTCTGCGGCAGTACCGTGCTGAACCAGCTTCAGCGACTGCCACTACCGGGCTTTACAAGCCCCAAGGTATTGGGCGTCGATGACTTTGCCTTCCGCAAAGGCCACAATTACGGCACGATCTTGGTTAATCTGGAAACGCATCAACCGATTGCCCTACTGGCAGACCGTAAGGCAGAAACCTTGGTCGAGTGGCTACAGGCTCACCCTGGTATAGAAGTGCTCTCACGTGACCGCTCCAAAACCTATAAAAGTGCGATGAGCGAAGGCGCACCGGGTGCCATCCAAGTCGCAGATCGCTTTCACTTGGTCAAGAACTTAAGTGAAACCTTAGAGCAAGCTTTTGGGAGCTACCGCAGTGAGCTAAAAGCGGCTGAACAATCGCAGCATCAAGCCACTATTGCAGAGGTTCTTGAAGAAACCGTCTTAGCTGTCCCACAGCCAACCGCTACAGAGAAGTCGCAGCGACAAATCCGCCAGAACCAACAACGAAAAATAGAAGACCAGAGGACTATCAAATCTTTACGAGCCCAGGGATGGCCTCGAACCACAATTGCTCAGACGTTAGGCGTTAGCCTCAAGACCATTGAACGCTACAGTCGCTTGCCAGACTTTCCAGAGATACCCGCTCGCCGTCCCACGTTCGGGCGCAGTCTACTCGATCCCTACAAGCCACAGCTTTTGAACTGGTGGAACTCGGGGATTAGAGAGCCTAGCATCCTGATGAAATTGCTCAAACCCTGCGGCTTTGAAGGCTCTCTTCGTACCCTACAACGCTATATTAGTGGACTGTGCAAAGCACAGGGGCTACTGCCAGTTAGGATTAAAGTTGCTCAGGCGTTGCCCAAAGTCGTGGACCCGCAGTCGCCACCCTTCACCCCGCGTCAAGCCGCCTACTTGGTCGTACTCAGTCCAGAGAATCGTCAGGCAGAAGAGACTGCTCTATTAGAGCGCGTTAGGCAGGAGCATCCCGACTTGACGCTGCTAATTGAGTTGGCCGATGAGTTCTTGCAACTGTTAAGACAACGGCGGGCAGATGCATTCGATGACTGGCTTCTAAAAGCAGCAAGCTGCACTCTCAAACCTTTGCAAACGTTTGCCAAAGGGTTATTTGATGACTATGCTGCGGTCAAAGCTAGCCTGATGACAGAGTTTAGCAACGGCCCTGTCGAAGGCTTGAACAACAAATTGAAAATGCTAAAGCGACAGATGTAG
- a CDS encoding transposase: MIPLIGVPATIAQGMSAYRDVFCREAGFEHVSRYISGLLLSQNKTLQGIHAQQVYPEGKAVSRRAMHEAVFEARWDSEALMQQHRRQVGLRHQGCGREIISLDWTLSHHEDGEHIYGVKRAYDYVNHCMSRYQTVVTGVIANGQQLDGIAVEVQLPDFSEAERGYLRMTAQPSYEQMEQVKQRLVELLHYHKNRLAYRKRTEMVVDLVRQIEAEGQFPQADYAFDNGVLTLELTQLIEASGKHWVSEIECSRLILWNGQWQRVDAVATELRQEHPESFRSLQVRGRNGEVKSFWTFTKTVRLKRYGRKRLVVVHQQPDLSDAPRFLLSDALHWESARVIQTWSYRWACEIFHEFCKQVAGFEAAQVRNQEAVKRHFRLSCVAQSLLQQATCQGKKSERFAFAKDQQTVGQRLYSLTREAYRQLLHLVEGLFAQGRSCEQVLEVIMPA, encoded by the coding sequence ATGATTCCCCTCATCGGTGTTCCTGCCACCATTGCCCAAGGGATGAGTGCTTACCGAGACGTGTTCTGTCGGGAAGCCGGATTCGAGCATGTCAGTCGCTACATCAGTGGGCTGTTGCTGAGCCAGAACAAGACCCTGCAAGGCATTCACGCTCAGCAGGTATATCCAGAGGGCAAAGCCGTCAGTCGACGAGCGATGCATGAGGCGGTGTTTGAGGCTCGATGGGATAGTGAGGCTCTCATGCAGCAGCATCGGCGGCAAGTCGGTCTGCGGCACCAAGGATGTGGGAGAGAAATCATCAGTCTGGACTGGACCCTATCGCATCATGAAGATGGCGAGCACATCTATGGGGTCAAGCGCGCCTACGATTATGTCAACCACTGCATGAGCCGCTACCAAACGGTCGTCACGGGTGTGATTGCTAATGGCCAGCAGCTTGATGGAATTGCGGTTGAGGTGCAGTTGCCCGATTTTAGTGAAGCAGAGAGAGGCTACCTGCGCATGACGGCTCAACCGAGTTACGAGCAGATGGAACAAGTGAAGCAACGCTTGGTGGAGTTGTTGCACTATCACAAGAACCGATTGGCCTATCGCAAACGCACCGAGATGGTCGTGGACTTGGTGCGGCAAATCGAGGCAGAGGGACAATTTCCCCAAGCTGACTATGCCTTTGACAATGGAGTGTTAACCCTGGAATTGACGCAGCTGATTGAGGCATCCGGCAAGCATTGGGTCAGCGAGATTGAATGCTCTCGACTCATTCTGTGGAACGGGCAATGGCAGCGGGTCGATGCGGTTGCCACCGAACTGCGCCAAGAGCACCCAGAGAGTTTTCGCTCTCTCCAGGTGCGCGGTCGCAACGGCGAAGTTAAGTCCTTCTGGACCTTCACAAAAACGGTTCGACTCAAGCGCTACGGGCGTAAACGCCTCGTTGTCGTGCATCAGCAACCCGACCTTAGCGACGCTCCGCGCTTTTTGCTCAGTGATGCCCTGCATTGGGAAAGTGCCCGAGTGATTCAGACTTGGAGCTACCGCTGGGCTTGCGAGATCTTTCATGAGTTTTGCAAACAAGTAGCAGGCTTTGAGGCGGCTCAGGTACGCAATCAGGAAGCGGTCAAACGCCACTTCCGTTTAAGTTGTGTAGCGCAGTCGCTACTCCAGCAGGCAACTTGTCAGGGCAAGAAATCGGAGAGGTTTGCGTTTGCCAAGGACCAGCAAACAGTGGGACAGCGGCTCTACAGTCTGACTCGGGAGGCCTACCGGCAATTGCTGCATCTGGTTGAGGGGTTGTTTGCTCAGGGGCGATCGTGTGAGCAAGTCCTGGAGGTGATTATGCCTGCTTAG
- a CDS encoding reverse transcriptase domain-containing protein, whose product MIGHSPKASELWKQRPWRKLQRELFRLQMRVYKAVREGDKRKAKSLQKLILKSYAARMLAVRQVTQLNAGKKTAGIDGKASLTPFERLNLSQWLSNHYNNWHHQKLREIPIPKKEGKRILKVPTIADRAWQCLVKYALEPAHEATFHARSYGFRTGRSAHDAQKYLFLNLSSKAKGIDKRVIELDIEKCFDRISHTAILNKLIAPRKIRQGIARCLKAGVNPEYPEQGTSQGSVVSPLLANVALNGVEEIHPSVRYADDMVIILKPEENAEQILDKISQFLAERGMNVSEKKTKITASIDGFNFLGWHFKVQSNGKFRCVPSVDNFKAFRQKVKDIVNSSNYGATDKARMLAPVVRGWRNYHRFCKMDGSRFSLYHTQHRAFKVFNREPKQNHQSSKKLLDKAFPSVPYSENKHVNVKGDKSPFDGDLTYWSERNSKLYAGETSSALKRQNHTCGYCGLKCLSDEKVHLHHVDGNHHNWKRNNLLAVHRSCHILHHMSKSES is encoded by the coding sequence ATGATTGGACACAGCCCCAAAGCGAGTGAATTGTGGAAACAGAGACCCTGGAGGAAACTCCAGCGCGAACTGTTCCGCCTACAAATGCGTGTGTACAAAGCTGTTCGGGAAGGAGACAAGCGGAAAGCGAAGTCACTCCAAAAGCTGATACTGAAATCCTATGCGGCAAGAATGTTGGCAGTCCGTCAAGTAACACAGCTAAACGCTGGTAAAAAGACAGCAGGAATCGATGGTAAAGCCTCTCTAACTCCGTTCGAGCGGTTAAACCTAAGCCAATGGCTGAGCAACCACTATAACAACTGGCACCACCAGAAGTTAAGGGAAATTCCCATCCCTAAAAAGGAGGGAAAACGAATCCTCAAAGTCCCCACCATTGCAGACAGAGCTTGGCAATGCCTGGTGAAGTATGCCCTGGAACCAGCACACGAAGCAACCTTCCACGCTAGAAGCTACGGCTTTAGAACAGGACGCTCGGCGCATGACGCACAAAAGTACCTTTTCTTGAATCTAAGCTCCAAAGCAAAAGGAATCGATAAACGAGTCATCGAACTTGATATCGAAAAATGTTTCGACCGGATCAGCCACACCGCAATTCTGAATAAACTCATCGCTCCTAGAAAGATCAGACAAGGAATCGCCCGCTGTCTGAAAGCAGGAGTTAACCCAGAATATCCAGAACAAGGAACCTCACAAGGCTCAGTGGTCAGTCCCCTCTTAGCGAATGTAGCACTCAACGGAGTAGAGGAAATCCACCCGTCAGTTAGATACGCTGACGACATGGTGATCATCCTCAAACCCGAAGAGAACGCAGAACAAATACTTGACAAAATCAGCCAATTTCTTGCAGAACGCGGAATGAATGTCAGCGAAAAGAAGACTAAAATAACCGCTTCGATAGATGGCTTTAATTTCCTCGGCTGGCACTTCAAGGTGCAGAGCAACGGAAAGTTCCGATGTGTCCCTTCAGTGGACAACTTCAAAGCATTCCGTCAGAAAGTAAAAGACATTGTCAATAGCTCGAATTATGGGGCTACGGACAAAGCAAGAATGCTAGCACCCGTAGTGAGAGGATGGAGGAACTATCACCGCTTTTGCAAGATGGATGGGTCACGATTTTCGTTGTACCACACCCAACACAGAGCGTTTAAGGTGTTCAACCGGGAACCCAAACAAAACCATCAGTCGAGTAAGAAATTACTTGATAAAGCGTTCCCATCGGTTCCCTACTCCGAAAATAAACACGTCAACGTCAAAGGAGACAAATCCCCCTTCGATGGAGACTTAACCTACTGGAGTGAACGTAACAGCAAACTCTATGCAGGAGAAACCTCGAGTGCCTTAAAAAGGCAAAACCATACATGCGGATACTGTGGATTAAAATGCCTCAGTGACGAGAAAGTACATCTACACCACGTAGATGGAAATCATCACAACTGGAAGAGAAACAATCTTCTAGCCGTCCACCGGAGCTGCCACATACTTCATCACATGAGCAAAAGCGAAAGCTAA
- a CDS encoding transposase — translation MTTQSSNWIVGSDAVHGNPYDGATLKDALAQTERLTATKPKQAAVDKGFRGATYHPADVEVLVAGTRKLTTALKRLVKRRSAIEPVISHTKQDHALERNYLQGKEGDRMNAFLASCGFNLRKLFRFFSTSPLVQPLTIA, via the coding sequence GTGACGACCCAGAGTAGCAACTGGATTGTGGGTAGTGATGCGGTGCATGGCAACCCCTATGACGGAGCAACCCTGAAGGATGCCCTGGCTCAAACCGAACGTCTCACTGCCACCAAACCGAAGCAAGCTGCGGTAGACAAAGGATTTCGCGGTGCGACCTATCATCCTGCTGATGTAGAAGTATTGGTTGCAGGCACCCGCAAACTGACGACAGCCCTCAAGCGTCTGGTCAAACGTCGCAGTGCGATTGAACCCGTCATTAGCCACACCAAGCAAGACCATGCACTGGAGCGCAACTACTTACAAGGCAAGGAGGGCGACCGCATGAATGCTTTCCTGGCTAGCTGTGGTTTCAATTTGCGGAAGCTGTTTCGCTTCTTCTCAACCTCTCCTTTGGTTCAACCCCTCACGATCGCCTAA
- a CDS encoding glycosyltransferase family 2 protein, producing MKVSVLISNYNYQQYLLNAIESVLKQSVKVDEIIIVDDCSIDNSQQLLQDNFLDYNNIKLVLKDKNQGQLSCFNVGFEVSTGDIIFFLDADDIYEENYIEEGLKFYEQNEKCDFLFCAFERFGDETQFVFYYERDRDLGCSAISTLHRRRWLGSPTSTLSMSRATLEKILPIPYLEDWRTRADDCLVFGASLVGARKFYLSQSLVKYRVHGKNNFYSIKKERNLEHLKRLFQFLSQKNQNECNLWEQIYHEFKTIPEPRYKEFRLYLSLIKHSGTSWFRKLTVASMLVIHFLRKGDFMGKVPNWHVSL from the coding sequence ATGAAAGTCTCTGTTTTAATTAGTAATTACAATTATCAACAGTATTTACTAAATGCTATAGAAAGTGTTCTAAAACAATCCGTAAAAGTTGATGAAATTATTATTGTAGATGATTGTTCAATCGATAATTCTCAACAACTTTTACAAGATAATTTTTTGGATTACAATAACATTAAGTTAGTCCTAAAAGATAAAAATCAAGGGCAACTTTCGTGTTTTAACGTAGGATTTGAGGTGTCCACAGGTGACATCATATTTTTCTTGGATGCCGATGATATTTATGAAGAAAACTATATCGAAGAAGGATTGAAGTTTTACGAGCAGAACGAAAAGTGCGATTTTTTGTTCTGTGCGTTTGAGCGCTTTGGCGACGAGACCCAATTTGTATTTTATTATGAACGCGATCGCGACTTAGGGTGTTCTGCCATTTCAACTCTTCATCGTAGAAGATGGCTGGGTTCACCCACTTCAACTTTATCAATGAGTAGAGCTACGCTCGAAAAGATTTTACCAATTCCTTATTTAGAGGATTGGCGAACCCGTGCAGATGATTGTTTGGTATTTGGGGCTTCACTGGTAGGAGCCAGGAAGTTTTACTTATCTCAGTCTCTAGTTAAATATAGAGTACATGGAAAAAATAACTTTTATAGCATCAAAAAAGAAAGAAACCTAGAGCATTTGAAGCGCTTGTTTCAATTTCTATCTCAAAAAAATCAAAACGAATGTAACCTATGGGAGCAGATTTATCACGAGTTTAAAACGATTCCTGAACCCCGCTACAAAGAGTTCAGGCTCTATTTGAGTTTAATCAAACACTCAGGTACATCTTGGTTCAGAAAACTTACCGTAGCCTCAATGCTGGTCATACATTTCTTGAGAAAGGGAGATTTTATGGGTAAGGTGCCTAACTGGCACGTCAGTCTCTAA